CGATCCGGAGGCCTCCGGATCGGTTTCCCCCATCGAGTAAGCCGTCCCCAGGGTTGAAACGACCACCTCCTTGGCGGCGAAACCGCCGATCAAAGCGATATTGGTGCGCCATTCAAAACCGCAGAGCCAGGTCACCTTTTCCAGAGCCACACCGAGACGCCCGGCCAGGGAATGGCGCAGAGCCGCGCTGCCCCGTTCATTTTCAAGGTTATCCAGCAAGGTTTGCACCGTCTCGCCGCCGGTCGGATAGGCGGCGGCGAGCGCCGCTCGCTTCTGCGCGAAGCGGGCCTCTTCCCGCGGGCTCAGACCGGGATAGCTCATCAGGGTCCAGAGCAGAATTGAAATCGCCAGAATCACGGTTCCGGCCTTTTTGATATACTGCCAGGTCCGCTCCCAGGTATGAATCAGAAGTCCCTCGCCGGTCGGAAAACGATAGGGCGGCAATTCCATGACAAAAGGGGTCGGGACTCCGCGCAGCACGGTCAGGCGCAGAAGCTTGGCGGCGACCAGAGCCACCACCCAGCTCAACAAGGTAAACCCAAACATGTAAAGGGCATGGTGTTCGGAAAAAAAGGCGCCGATCAGCAGAGCCAGGATCGGTATCTTGGCGCCGCAGTTCATGAAAGGCACGGTCAGCATGGTCGCCAGACGTTCTTTCGGCGAACGCAGGGTGCGCGTCGCCATGACTCCGGGCACGGCGCAACCGCCGGCGATTCCGCCGGAAACGATATAAGCCATCACCGAACTGCCGTGCAGACCAAAGACCCGAAAGACCCGATCCATCATGAAGGCCACCCGCGCCAGATAGCCGGAATCCTCCAGAATCGCGATACAGAAAAACATCAGCATGATCAACGGCACAAACCCCAAAACCCCGCCGACCCCGTCAAGAACTCCGGAAATCAGCAATGATTTAAGGGGGCCATCGGCAAGAGCCTGGTCCACCATCCCGCCCAGGGCGCCGAACAGGGCCTCGACCCAGGCCACCGGCCGGGAGCTGAGGGAAAAGGTAACCTGGTAGACGCCGAAAAGGATCAAAAGCATGATCAGGGGCCCGGCCAGACGATGGGTCA
This region of Pseudomonadota bacterium genomic DNA includes:
- the feoB gene encoding ferrous iron transport protein B, producing MNTYTLALAGNPNAGKTTLFNALTGARQHVGNYPGVTVEKKEGEYRGLFSARIIDLPGTYSLTAYSEEEVVARDFIAREKPALVINIIDAANLERNLYLTCQLLELKVPLLVALNMMDVARERGMEIEVEKLAAFLGVPVVPIVARSGRGLDQMMEVALALAEGRIVPPDPARIRISYGDDIDQVLLRMSAMIREHGLFKGIYPARWVAVKLVENDEILMREVERENPELSARLRSETERLVDHLLKTFDTYPEAVIADHRYGFIKGILKRGIVTHRYDKNRLYASDRIDKVLTHRLAGPLIMLLILFGVYQVTFSLSSRPVAWVEALFGALGGMVDQALADGPLKSLLISGVLDGVGGVLGFVPLIMLMFFCIAILEDSGYLARVAFMMDRVFRVFGLHGSSVMAYIVSGGIAGGCAVPGVMATRTLRSPKERLATMLTVPFMNCGAKIPILALLIGAFFSEHHALYMFGFTLLSWVVALVAAKLLRLTVLRGVPTPFVMELPPYRFPTGEGLLIHTWERTWQYIKKAGTVILAISILLWTLMSYPGLSPREEARFAQKRAALAAAYPTGGETVQTLLDNLENERGSAALRHSLAGRLGVALEKVTWLCGFEWRTNIALIGGFAAKEVVVSTLGTAYSMGETDPEASGS